One Sediminibacillus dalangtanensis genomic region harbors:
- a CDS encoding DUF6141 family protein — MTENNKVEYREVQRPRQIRLWGLILLIVAFMWYWFIQQIIFGSPIGNNPAPDGITVVFWLIFGVTIPVLFGLLKLIIEVRTDGIYIRFFPFHFHYKKYLFRNLHDYERITYNSLKKFGGWGIRINTKGEIAYNMSGNKGIVLKLKDNTVIIGTQKPEELKKALDSVVKHNEN, encoded by the coding sequence ATGACGGAGAATAATAAAGTGGAGTATCGAGAAGTCCAGCGACCACGACAAATTAGATTATGGGGATTGATTTTACTGATTGTCGCTTTCATGTGGTATTGGTTCATTCAACAAATTATTTTTGGTTCTCCTATAGGTAATAACCCTGCACCAGATGGGATAACAGTTGTATTTTGGTTGATATTTGGTGTCACTATTCCAGTGTTGTTTGGATTACTAAAGCTTATAATAGAAGTTCGTACAGATGGAATTTATATTCGTTTTTTCCCGTTTCATTTTCACTATAAGAAATACCTTTTCAGAAATCTACACGACTATGAAAGGATTACTTACAACTCACTTAAAAAATTTGGAGGTTGGGGAATCCGCATTAATACAAAGGGTGAAATAGCTTATAATATGAGCGGAAATAAAGGGATTGTTTTAAAGTTGAAAGATAACACAGTGATAATTGGTACTCAAAAACCGGAAGAATTGAAAAAAGCGCTGGATTCTGTAGTAAAACACAATGAAAATTAG
- a CDS encoding VOC family protein has product MRISRIDHVGVIVNDLSAAKEFFLDFGLEMLGEGEVEGEWVERIIGLNGVRETVVMLGMPDGQATLELVKFHTPADEKGMQESFANTLGIRHIAFAVEDIEGVVAKLKKKGTELFGEIQNYEDTYKLCYIRGPEGIILELAEKIR; this is encoded by the coding sequence ATGAGAATAAGTAGAATAGATCATGTAGGTGTAATCGTAAACGATCTCTCTGCTGCTAAAGAATTTTTTCTCGATTTTGGCCTAGAAATGCTTGGAGAAGGAGAAGTGGAAGGTGAGTGGGTAGAACGAATAATTGGGCTTAATGGCGTTAGAGAGACGGTTGTTATGTTAGGGATGCCGGATGGTCAGGCAACTTTGGAGCTGGTCAAATTCCATACACCGGCAGATGAAAAAGGTATGCAAGAATCTTTTGCAAATACTTTGGGTATCCGGCATATTGCTTTTGCTGTAGAAGATATTGAAGGCGTGGTGGCCAAATTGAAAAAGAAAGGCACGGAACTTTTTGGTGAGATACAAAATTACGAAGACACTTATAAGTTATGCTACATTCGTGGGCCTGAAGGGATTATTTTAGAATTGGCGGAGAAAATTAGATAA
- a CDS encoding RNA polymerase sigma factor: protein MRPLVNQTPAETKETFTNAIEAHVPHLKNYCISLTSSKWDGEDLMQETLAKAYQSHRKETKPITKAYLYRIASNTWIDQYRKRKPDEDYNRELSSLPAEKAADSDFVLEAIETALRQLSPKQRVSLLLTEGFGYTALEAAELVGTSEGAIKAALHRGRANLKRRRNWQESDSDEETVAGYITAIHHANPQKVVELFKKETQEPTMAYRFSGLRAASFSVIPISAANTVYVVVTLSLPGGKMLAVPFYRKEWQSLLALITGEVSFAA, encoded by the coding sequence ATGCGGCCGCTTGTTAACCAAACTCCAGCCGAAACGAAGGAAACCTTCACAAATGCTATCGAAGCCCATGTACCTCATTTGAAGAACTATTGTATTTCCCTGACCAGTTCGAAGTGGGACGGAGAAGACCTAATGCAGGAAACGCTGGCAAAAGCTTATCAAAGCCATAGGAAAGAAACGAAACCAATCACCAAAGCATACTTGTATCGAATAGCTTCCAACACGTGGATCGATCAATACCGCAAGCGAAAGCCGGATGAAGACTACAACAGGGAGCTATCCAGCCTGCCGGCGGAAAAGGCTGCGGATTCTGACTTTGTTTTGGAAGCAATTGAAACGGCGTTGCGTCAGTTGTCCCCCAAACAGCGGGTGTCTCTGCTTTTGACAGAAGGGTTTGGCTATACAGCCTTGGAAGCAGCCGAACTGGTCGGAACCAGCGAGGGAGCAATCAAAGCAGCGCTGCATCGGGGCCGAGCAAATTTGAAACGGCGAAGAAATTGGCAAGAGAGTGACTCGGATGAAGAAACCGTAGCAGGTTATATAACAGCCATTCATCATGCGAATCCGCAAAAAGTCGTCGAGCTTTTTAAAAAGGAAACACAGGAACCAACGATGGCTTATCGTTTTTCCGGTTTGCGAGCTGCTTCTTTTTCCGTCATCCCGATTTCAGCGGCAAATACTGTCTATGTAGTTGTCACACTGTCTTTGCCAGGTGGAAAAATGCTGGCTGTTCCGTTTTATCGAAAGGAGTGGCAGTCTCTATTGGCCTTGATTACAGGGGAGGTTTCTTTCGCGGCATAA
- the clpP gene encoding ATP-dependent Clp endopeptidase proteolytic subunit ClpP — MSNVIPYVVEQTNRGERSYDIYSRLLKDRIIFLGSEVTDETANSVVAQLLFLAAEDPEKDISLYINSPGGSITAGFAIYDTMQFIKPDIQTICTGLAASFGAMLLVAGTKGKRMALPNSEVLIHQPLGGAKGQASDLEISARRILQMRQRINNIISERTGQPIEKIEKDSDRDYFMTAEEAKEYGMIDHVIHSKDAL; from the coding sequence ATGTCCAATGTCATACCTTATGTGGTGGAACAGACAAATCGCGGAGAACGATCCTATGATATTTACTCACGCTTGTTAAAAGATCGCATCATCTTTCTCGGTTCAGAAGTGACAGATGAGACAGCCAACAGTGTAGTGGCCCAGTTACTATTTCTTGCTGCGGAGGATCCGGAAAAAGATATATCGTTATACATCAACAGTCCTGGCGGCTCGATTACAGCAGGTTTTGCGATTTATGACACGATGCAATTTATCAAGCCGGATATTCAGACAATCTGCACTGGGTTGGCCGCATCTTTTGGTGCTATGCTTTTAGTTGCAGGAACGAAAGGGAAGAGGATGGCCTTGCCAAACAGTGAAGTGCTGATCCATCAGCCGCTGGGTGGCGCCAAAGGCCAGGCAAGCGATCTGGAAATCAGCGCACGCCGGATTTTGCAAATGCGGCAACGTATTAACAACATTATTTCCGAGAGAACCGGACAGCCAATCGAAAAAATCGAAAAAGACTCTGACCGTGACTATTTCATGACCGCCGAAGAAGCGAAAGAATACGGGATGATTGATCACGTCATTCATTCCAAGGATGCACTGTAA
- a CDS encoding sensor histidine kinase, giving the protein MYRYTFWLWFLLLAGLWGFALLQPQGAAGISPARWIGSALLFALYFLLPLFRRRAVAQAILLSSSGLVIMAVFWPLHTDSPNYFSLLLFAYLAGEAAYRLPGRHAFISGAVIGIWVVLPAFEENGQYFSFSFLFFYLAMLGLALSIFHRIHHEAEAVAARYDALLHEYRGLKRKAVSDEKLARQQERAQIGREIHDSVGHKLTNLLMQLEVARMEAGETKKERISLLKELAQESLDETRRAVKAWNEEEIGGIPAMIRLIRKLEAENFIRIQFSVKNRAFSARLTPEQAAAVYRAVQESLTNVMRHGPKREASITFESAGERIFRFEISNPILAGYRFEEGYGLTAMKERVQQAGGSLEILAFNSLFIVRGMFPLKKEDVAGGSDSIG; this is encoded by the coding sequence ATGTACCGTTATACATTTTGGCTTTGGTTTTTATTACTGGCAGGGTTATGGGGATTTGCCCTCCTGCAGCCGCAGGGAGCGGCTGGGATTTCTCCTGCCCGCTGGATTGGCAGTGCATTGCTTTTTGCCTTGTATTTTTTGCTTCCGCTGTTCCGCAGGCGGGCAGTAGCCCAGGCAATATTATTAAGCAGCTCCGGTCTAGTCATCATGGCTGTGTTTTGGCCGTTACATACAGATTCGCCTAACTATTTTAGCTTGTTGTTGTTTGCTTACTTGGCAGGAGAGGCTGCATATCGGCTGCCTGGCCGTCATGCTTTTATCTCCGGGGCTGTAATAGGAATTTGGGTCGTTCTTCCGGCATTTGAAGAAAACGGGCAATATTTTTCCTTTTCGTTTTTGTTCTTTTATCTGGCTATGCTTGGCTTGGCGCTTTCGATCTTTCATCGCATCCATCATGAAGCGGAGGCAGTCGCGGCTCGGTACGATGCCTTGCTACATGAGTACCGTGGCTTAAAGCGAAAAGCCGTCTCGGATGAGAAACTGGCCAGGCAACAGGAACGTGCCCAAATCGGCCGGGAAATTCATGACAGTGTAGGACATAAGCTCACCAATTTATTGATGCAGCTGGAAGTGGCACGGATGGAAGCGGGCGAAACAAAAAAAGAACGGATAAGCCTGTTAAAAGAATTGGCACAGGAAAGCCTGGATGAAACGCGCCGTGCGGTCAAAGCATGGAACGAGGAAGAGATCGGAGGCATTCCGGCAATGATTCGTTTGATCCGCAAGCTAGAGGCGGAAAATTTTATCCGGATACAATTTTCCGTAAAAAATCGTGCTTTTTCTGCACGATTGACGCCCGAACAAGCCGCAGCCGTGTACCGGGCTGTGCAGGAATCATTGACCAATGTAATGCGTCATGGACCGAAAAGAGAAGCTTCTATTACGTTTGAATCAGCTGGTGAACGCATCTTCCGGTTTGAAATCTCCAATCCGATTCTAGCAGGTTATCGATTTGAAGAGGGCTATGGCCTGACCGCTATGAAAGAACGTGTTCAACAGGCGGGCGGGAGTCTGGAAATTCTTGCTTTCAACAGCTTATTTATCGTACGGGGGATGTTCCCGCTGAAAAAGGAGGATGTCGCAGGTGGTTCGGATTCTATTGGCTGA
- a CDS encoding response regulator transcription factor, with the protein MVRILLAEDQSLVAQGLKMMMETEGTLQVTGEAKNGKEAIALCEKQQFDLAVLDIRMPEMDGLEAAKEIRSRWPSMKILILTTFNDDEYALQALRLGAHGYMLKDADAKTLIHSVKSCLAGGLQLQGEVAAKVMPRLLFANNKEVQREHHLTPRELDILKQIGEGRSNKEIAAELALSVGTVKNHTSQLLDKLGLRDRTQLAIYAIRNDLV; encoded by the coding sequence GTGGTTCGGATTCTATTGGCTGAGGATCAGTCGCTGGTTGCCCAAGGGCTTAAAATGATGATGGAAACAGAGGGGACTCTGCAGGTGACCGGGGAAGCGAAGAACGGAAAGGAAGCGATCGCCCTTTGTGAAAAACAGCAATTCGATTTGGCAGTCCTGGATATCCGTATGCCCGAAATGGACGGACTCGAAGCGGCCAAGGAAATCCGCAGCCGCTGGCCAAGTATGAAGATTTTGATCCTGACCACGTTTAACGATGACGAGTATGCCTTGCAGGCACTGCGTTTAGGAGCGCATGGCTACATGCTCAAGGATGCGGATGCCAAAACGCTGATCCACTCGGTGAAAAGTTGTCTTGCCGGCGGTTTACAGCTGCAGGGCGAAGTAGCGGCCAAAGTGATGCCGCGCCTTCTGTTTGCGAATAATAAAGAGGTGCAAAGAGAACACCATTTAACACCCAGGGAACTGGACATTTTAAAGCAGATTGGTGAAGGAAGAAGCAACAAAGAAATTGCAGCAGAATTGGCTTTATCGGTGGGAACGGTAAAAAACCACACCTCCCAGCTGTTGGATAAACTCGGGCTAAGGGATAGGACACAGCTGGCTATTTACGCCATACGGAATGACTTGGTATAA
- a CDS encoding ABC transporter ATP-binding protein: MLETTNLKKVFKKNVAVSDVNLYLDKGESVGLLGPNGAGKSTAISMISSLVKPSAGDVTWHGKSVVKDPNVIRMHLGVVPQDIALYKELTAVENLRFFGRIYGLRGKELESQMANVLEIVGLTERKNELVKHYSGGMQRRVNIAVALLHEPEIIIMDEPTVGIDPQSRNYILEMVQKLNEEQGMTVLYTSHYMEEVERLCDRIYIMDDGKVIASGTKQELTSILSSEETIWIELDRSYPALAAELNEMDGVLRVTESDKGIKLITPKNSRLLGRIFQAAERQQAQITSLNVQVPTLEDVFLHLTGRKLRD, translated from the coding sequence GTGCTGGAAACAACGAATTTGAAAAAAGTATTTAAAAAGAATGTAGCGGTATCAGACGTCAATTTATATTTAGATAAAGGGGAATCCGTCGGCTTGCTTGGACCGAATGGGGCTGGCAAATCGACGGCGATATCGATGATTTCATCGCTCGTTAAACCGAGCGCAGGAGATGTGACATGGCATGGGAAGAGCGTGGTCAAAGATCCGAACGTCATCCGCATGCACTTGGGCGTCGTGCCGCAGGATATCGCGCTATATAAAGAACTAACGGCTGTGGAAAATCTGCGGTTTTTCGGAAGGATTTACGGGTTGAGAGGCAAGGAACTGGAATCGCAAATGGCAAATGTATTGGAAATCGTCGGCCTGACCGAGCGCAAGAATGAACTGGTCAAACATTATTCCGGCGGGATGCAAAGACGGGTAAATATCGCGGTTGCCCTGCTGCATGAACCGGAGATCATCATCATGGATGAACCGACGGTTGGAATCGATCCGCAATCGCGCAATTACATTCTGGAAATGGTTCAAAAACTCAACGAGGAGCAGGGAATGACTGTGTTGTACACAAGTCATTACATGGAAGAGGTCGAAAGGCTTTGTGACCGGATTTATATTATGGACGACGGCAAAGTGATCGCTTCCGGAACAAAGCAGGAACTCACCAGCATTTTGTCCAGTGAAGAAACGATTTGGATAGAACTGGATCGCTCCTACCCTGCTCTTGCCGCTGAGTTGAATGAGATGGATGGTGTGCTCCGTGTCACCGAGTCAGACAAGGGCATCAAACTGATCACACCGAAAAACAGCAGGCTGCTCGGTCGCATTTTCCAGGCTGCGGAACGCCAGCAAGCCCAGATAACCAGTTTAAATGTTCAAGTGCCGACGCTCGAGGATGTATTTTTACATCTGACAGGTCGCAAGTTGAGAGATTAG
- a CDS encoding ABC transporter permease yields the protein MLSFLKKDVVVLLRDRTELLVLLLMPIILTVILGFALKGMFAGGFTSFDMKVAVVDHNNRNAGVEQFTEEVRQLSIPVEAKDQLIKAAESSEPSAMLMNMLEDEELGQVMETEKMNENKAEEALDDGEVTALLKIPENFTYLTLKRMLLDQGKGAELEMVEGKDSSLMSGIFYDTVERFVRTFNFETAIAQAADGTEVTSKLSEGKQDDLGGVITVTDQEPISSIEYYSIGMAVMFAMFVASTIASKAYVENYQNVFSRILLSGKHPLLYLSGKAISTTVLVFMQLVLLFGMGRLLLQAFADNSWQFWLGMLVIGAVFSLCIGALGALLTAITVKSESNVVPGIFAGGIVTVLAMLGGSFFPVSGMPALFTTLGNWTPNGIMLNMTLQWAQGLGTSYILPLIFRLLLLTVVLIAVSLLIFSKRRAA from the coding sequence ATGCTATCATTTTTGAAAAAAGATGTAGTGGTATTGCTCCGGGATCGAACCGAATTGCTCGTCTTATTATTAATGCCGATCATTTTGACGGTGATTTTAGGATTCGCATTGAAAGGGATGTTTGCAGGAGGGTTTACTTCTTTTGATATGAAGGTTGCTGTTGTTGATCATAATAATCGCAATGCTGGGGTAGAGCAATTTACGGAAGAAGTCAGGCAGCTTTCCATACCGGTGGAAGCAAAAGATCAACTTATAAAAGCGGCAGAGTCTTCCGAACCTTCCGCCATGTTGATGAACATGCTTGAAGACGAGGAACTTGGCCAAGTGATGGAAACGGAAAAAATGAATGAAAACAAGGCAGAGGAAGCACTAGATGATGGCGAAGTTACCGCCCTGCTGAAGATACCGGAGAATTTCACCTATTTAACGCTAAAAAGGATGCTGCTGGACCAAGGGAAAGGCGCAGAGCTTGAAATGGTTGAGGGAAAGGATTCCTCGCTCATGTCTGGTATTTTCTATGACACGGTCGAGCGCTTCGTCCGTACGTTCAACTTTGAAACCGCCATTGCACAAGCAGCTGACGGGACAGAAGTCACAAGCAAACTGTCTGAAGGGAAGCAGGATGACTTAGGTGGCGTTATCACAGTTACAGACCAGGAGCCGATTTCATCGATTGAGTACTATTCGATCGGTATGGCTGTCATGTTTGCCATGTTTGTTGCATCGACAATTGCCTCAAAGGCTTATGTGGAGAATTATCAAAACGTGTTTTCTCGCATTCTATTATCGGGAAAGCATCCGCTTCTCTATTTGTCCGGAAAGGCGATCTCTACAACTGTATTAGTGTTTATGCAGCTTGTCCTGCTATTCGGCATGGGAAGACTTCTATTGCAAGCTTTTGCCGATAATTCCTGGCAGTTTTGGCTCGGTATGCTGGTGATCGGCGCAGTTTTTTCCTTATGTATCGGAGCTTTGGGTGCTTTATTGACCGCCATTACGGTGAAATCGGAAAGCAATGTTGTTCCAGGTATATTTGCAGGGGGGATTGTGACCGTGTTGGCCATGCTCGGAGGAAGTTTCTTCCCTGTGTCCGGAATGCCTGCATTGTTTACAACCCTTGGGAATTGGACGCCGAACGGGATTATGTTAAATATGACGCTTCAATGGGCGCAAGGTCTCGGGACGTCCTACATTTTACCGTTGATCTTTCGGCTGCTGCTATTGACGGTTGTACTAATCGCAGTCAGTTTGTTGATTTTTTCGAAAAGGAGGGCGGCTTAA
- a CDS encoding ABC transporter permease produces the protein MKSIFLLQLQRLRREPLMVLSMLGMTFIFVFFLGGFGTYGQVDVPVYFDQSMKEKEQDSLLAQLNESDSYMFTETDQKTAEKQVALGDVAFAMKAMPDNYRMLTAADDPNQVLVDQYVKQIYAEKLRLQEAEQASGNGDFRDQVEAALVNAPITLTASTAEGESSAGGYDQRNHFLFGMTIFFSIYTIIFSLSKVAEEKRTGTWNRVILSPVKKLHLYIGHLAYSFMIGFLQIVFIFSVFQYGFDYDIGDNYGMILVTVVCYTFAVVALGMLLLGLVKSLEQLNALVPIISVSMAMIGGAYWPIETVSNNILLSISKVVPVTYGMEALKGISLGQSMSALAQPLAILVVIGVLCMGVGINLMERKV, from the coding sequence TTGAAATCAATTTTCCTTTTACAGCTGCAAAGGCTGCGCCGAGAACCTTTGATGGTCCTTTCCATGTTAGGAATGACTTTTATCTTTGTATTCTTTCTTGGCGGATTTGGAACTTACGGGCAAGTGGATGTTCCGGTTTATTTTGATCAATCCATGAAAGAAAAGGAACAGGATTCCCTACTGGCGCAGCTTAACGAATCGGACAGCTATATGTTTACAGAAACGGATCAGAAAACGGCCGAAAAACAAGTCGCTCTAGGCGATGTTGCCTTTGCGATGAAAGCGATGCCTGACAACTACAGGATGCTGACTGCCGCTGACGATCCCAATCAAGTGCTTGTCGATCAGTATGTCAAACAGATCTATGCGGAAAAGTTGCGTCTGCAGGAAGCCGAACAAGCTTCAGGAAATGGTGATTTCCGCGATCAGGTCGAAGCCGCCTTAGTGAATGCTCCTATTACGTTGACTGCTTCGACAGCTGAAGGGGAGTCGAGCGCCGGTGGATATGATCAACGCAATCATTTCTTGTTTGGCATGACGATATTCTTTTCGATCTACACGATCATTTTTAGCTTGAGTAAAGTCGCCGAAGAAAAACGGACTGGCACCTGGAACAGGGTGATTTTATCACCGGTCAAAAAACTCCACTTATACATCGGACACTTGGCTTACTCGTTTATGATCGGTTTTTTGCAAATCGTGTTTATCTTTTCCGTTTTCCAATATGGGTTTGATTATGATATCGGCGACAATTATGGCATGATTTTAGTGACCGTAGTCTGTTATACATTTGCCGTGGTTGCGCTGGGAATGTTGCTGTTAGGATTGGTGAAAAGCCTTGAGCAGCTCAACGCGCTTGTACCAATTATTTCGGTTAGTATGGCGATGATCGGGGGAGCATACTGGCCGATTGAAACGGTCAGTAACAACATCCTTCTCAGCATATCCAAAGTCGTCCCGGTTACCTACGGCATGGAAGCATTAAAGGGAATATCGTTGGGCCAGTCGATGTCTGCCTTGGCTCAGCCTTTAGCAATTCTAGTGGTGATCGGTGTTTTATGTATGGGGGTAGGAATAAACTTGATGGAGCGTAAAGTCTAA
- the purT gene encoding formate-dependent phosphoribosylglycinamide formyltransferase, with amino-acid sequence MFGVPGQEKAMKMVLLGSGELGKEMIIEAQRLGVETVAIDRYPGAPAMQVAHHYRVIDMLDGAKLKEAIENENPDLIVPEIEAIATDALVELERQGYRVVPTAYATQLTMDREGIRRLASEQLKLPTAGYAFAESLDELKQAVHKIGTPCVIKPLMSSSGKGQTVCRTEGEIEASWQEAIKSGRGKNTRVIVEEFISFDSEITLLTVRSSSGTVFCPPIGHKQQDGDYIQSWQPHTMSEGQIREAEDIAKKITDHLGGFGVFGVELFITKQGVYFSEVSPRPHDTGMVTMATQDLSEFALHVRAILGLPVEEVTLISPGVSQAVKSESEGDSYFLEGIEQALQTPGTQLRLFGKPTTSVGRRLAVVLNKAEDVKAAKQQVAEAASKLKVKNMESVGKL; translated from the coding sequence ATGTTTGGAGTGCCAGGTCAAGAAAAGGCTATGAAAATGGTATTGCTAGGTTCTGGGGAACTAGGTAAAGAGATGATCATCGAAGCACAGCGTCTGGGAGTGGAAACCGTCGCGATTGACCGTTACCCAGGAGCGCCGGCCATGCAAGTGGCACATCATTACCGTGTGATCGATATGCTCGACGGAGCTAAACTGAAGGAAGCGATTGAAAACGAGAACCCTGATTTAATCGTTCCTGAAATTGAAGCGATTGCTACTGATGCCCTGGTTGAATTGGAACGGCAAGGTTATCGTGTGGTTCCGACTGCTTATGCAACACAGCTGACAATGGACAGGGAAGGGATTCGGCGCTTAGCTAGTGAACAGCTAAAACTTCCGACAGCAGGTTATGCGTTTGCCGAATCATTGGATGAATTAAAACAAGCTGTACATAAAATCGGGACACCGTGCGTGATCAAGCCCTTGATGAGTTCCTCTGGAAAAGGTCAGACAGTTTGCCGGACGGAGGGAGAAATCGAAGCTTCCTGGCAGGAGGCAATAAAAAGCGGACGCGGAAAAAATACCAGGGTGATTGTGGAAGAATTCATCTCTTTCGATTCGGAAATTACCTTGTTGACCGTCCGCTCCTCTTCCGGGACAGTGTTCTGCCCGCCGATCGGTCATAAGCAACAAGATGGAGATTATATTCAGTCGTGGCAGCCCCATACAATGAGCGAGGGGCAAATACGGGAAGCAGAAGACATCGCCAAAAAGATCACAGATCATCTTGGAGGTTTTGGTGTCTTCGGAGTAGAATTGTTTATTACCAAACAGGGCGTTTACTTTAGCGAAGTTTCTCCGCGTCCTCATGACACGGGGATGGTAACAATGGCAACGCAGGATTTATCCGAATTCGCATTACATGTGCGGGCGATTCTGGGATTGCCGGTAGAAGAGGTGACACTTATTTCTCCTGGTGTAAGTCAAGCGGTCAAATCCGAGAGCGAGGGTGATTCCTATTTCCTGGAGGGGATTGAACAAGCATTGCAGACTCCTGGTACGCAGTTACGATTGTTTGGCAAACCAACTACATCGGTCGGACGCAGGTTGGCTGTCGTACTGAATAAAGCAGAAGATGTAAAAGCAGCAAAACAGCAAGTGGCAGAAGCTGCGTCCAAGCTGAAGGTGAAAAATATGGAGTCGGTGGGAAAGCTATAA
- a CDS encoding threonine aldolase family protein has product METTLAEAFKQTSYQLSGHSPRNLEVLKQALDQANGETISDMYGKGEIIEDFQNKMAGFLGKEAAVFFPSGTMAQQIALRIWADEKQVKRVAYHPLSHLEIHEEDGLKELHYIDTVLLADEDRVIGLDDIKAMDKDIACLLLELPQREIGGQLPTFETLEAISVYCRKQNIRLHLDGARLLETLPYYKKSASDICALFDSVYISMYKGLGGVAGAILAGETSFTEASKVWKRRHGGDIISLYPYILSADYYFEKRRGKMGQYYQDAVQLAAFFNQCPATMTIPEVPVSNMFHVHVAKRKEEIESLLAAIYQETELGLTSYLKETGDESCYFEVSVGDSFQTIPKPVLERTFKLFGKGINELTVHE; this is encoded by the coding sequence ATGGAAACAACGTTGGCGGAAGCTTTCAAGCAAACGTCTTACCAGTTATCGGGCCATTCACCACGTAATCTAGAAGTGCTTAAACAAGCTTTGGATCAAGCGAATGGCGAAACAATCAGCGATATGTATGGCAAAGGAGAAATTATCGAGGATTTTCAAAATAAAATGGCCGGTTTCTTAGGGAAGGAAGCGGCAGTGTTTTTCCCGAGTGGCACGATGGCCCAGCAAATTGCTTTGCGGATATGGGCGGATGAAAAGCAGGTAAAGCGTGTTGCTTATCATCCACTGTCCCATCTGGAGATCCATGAAGAAGACGGGCTGAAAGAGCTTCACTATATCGATACTGTATTGTTGGCGGATGAGGATCGTGTCATCGGGTTGGACGATATAAAAGCAATGGATAAAGATATCGCTTGCCTGCTGTTGGAGCTGCCACAGCGGGAAATCGGCGGTCAGCTTCCAACATTTGAAACCTTGGAAGCAATCTCTGTTTATTGCAGAAAGCAGAACATCCGACTGCATCTGGATGGCGCGAGACTATTGGAAACCTTGCCTTATTATAAAAAATCAGCTTCCGATATTTGTGCCTTATTTGATAGTGTGTACATTTCCATGTACAAAGGATTGGGCGGTGTAGCTGGTGCGATTCTTGCCGGGGAAACATCTTTTACAGAAGCATCGAAAGTTTGGAAACGGCGGCACGGTGGGGACATTATCAGTCTTTATCCATATATTCTTTCCGCTGACTACTACTTTGAGAAACGCAGAGGCAAAATGGGACAATATTATCAGGACGCTGTGCAATTGGCTGCATTCTTTAACCAGTGCCCGGCCACAATGACAATTCCGGAGGTTCCAGTTTCTAACATGTTCCACGTTCATGTGGCGAAACGAAAGGAAGAAATAGAGTCTCTCTTGGCAGCTATTTATCAGGAGACTGAATTAGGGCTTACCAGTTATCTCAAAGAAACGGGAGATGAATCCTGTTATTTTGAAGTCAGTGTTGGAGATAGTTTTCAAACCATTCCGAAACCGGTTTTGGAAAGGACTTTTAAGTTGTTTGGTAAGGGGATAAATGAGCTGACTGTACATGAATGA